The region GATTGCTTCCCTCACCGACTGGGACGAAAAGGTACACCAGATCGCTAAAGAAGCGCCCACCTGGGACATCGGCAGCCTGAGCGGTATTCCGTCATGGATAGAAATGATGCTGAAAGAGGTGGTCCGGTATAACCGGCTGAGCACCATTCACGACATATGGCCCAACCTGCACGTTTATACTTCGGGTGGTGTGGCTTTTGAGCCGTACCGCAAAAGCCTCGAAACCTTACTGGCCCGGCCGCTCACCTACATCGACACCTACCTGACCTCGGAAGGGTATCTGGCTACGCAAAAACGCCCCGACACCTCGTCGATGGCGCTGATCGTCGACAATGGCATTTTCTTCGAATTTGTCCCGTTTGTGGACGAGAATATGGACGATGAGGGGCGCGTAAAGCCCGACGCCACTGTTCTTTCGCTGGAACAGGCGGAAGAAAATGTCGATTACGTATTACTGATCTCGACTGTTTCGGGCACCTGGCGCTACATGATTGGCGATACGGTCATGCTTACCGACAAGCAGCGGGCCGAGATAAAAATTACCGGCCGGACGAAGCATTTTCTGAATGTCGTGGGTGAACAGCTGTCGGTGCATCAGATGAATAAGGCCATGCAGACCATGCAAAAACGCTTCGACGTGGAGATTAAAGAGTTTGTCGTATCGGCCATCCGCAAAGACGGGGAGCATATCAACAAATGGTACATCGGTGCCAATAAAGAGGTCGACGGTGCTGAAATGGCCGCTGCGCTGGACAGCGAACTGTGCGACAACAACAAAAATTACAAAGTGGCCCGGAGCAAATCACTGAAAGGGGTCGAAGCGGAAGTGATTCCGGTCGAGAAGTTTTACCGCTGGAGCGAGGAGTTCAAAAAACTGGGCGGTCAGGCCAAAATTCCCCGCGTGATGAAGGAAGAAGATTTTCTGGGGTTTGAGCAGTACATACAAAGCCTGCCCTATAGCTAGGAACAGAAATCCACCGCAGTTGGTAAAATCGGACGGCACAGGCCGCCCTGCGCCGAAGCGGCAGCTTTTACGTTTCGTAAACATTCTTTTACAAGCCTTTAATTACAGCTTAGCTCAAGAGCTGTAGGTTTGTCGGGAGCCCTTGGTGAAAAAGTGATGAAATAGGAAAACCAATAGCTTTATCACAATGCTTCCCCAAACCAATTGTAGTCATGGAAATCTTTAGCCTGGTATTCTTGCTTCTTTTTCAACTGCCCTTTGCTTGTAATGAAGCGTTTAAGTTGCTTGCACCACCGCCATTCACAAATGGTCAGCAAAAGCTAAATGGTCATAAGTCGAGGCTTGTAACTATTGTTTTCAAATCTACGGATGGTGGACAAAGCTGGCAGGACATGAGTGGAGGGCTGCCTGAAAGCTTACCGGAAAATGGTTTCTTCGCAACTAATAATGGACTCTATTTACATGCTGGAGATGGGTTGTATCACAGCAACCCAAATTCCACCGCTCCTTTTGGGAAAAGGAGCGTTTTAAGCGTTTTATTAGACGAATTCACTGTTCCTGTTGATTACATTAATTCAAGAAAATAATACTGAAACAACTTTGGATTTAATAGTGTCGGAATGGTATAGTTCTAATTCTCTATTTCATGACTCTAATACAGGTTTAGGTATGACAAGCCATTCCGTGATCAAATAGCCAACTTGTATACTGACAAGCTTTTCAAGTTCAGGTCGATGAATTCAGGAATCACTGCTAGTACCAACCTCCCAAAAATAAATTTCAAATAATGGAGTCATTTAAGGATATTTAGTACTTGAAGCCCTGTTATACATATGTATGAGAGGGCTTGTTTTTGTCTTATATTCTGTAGTACTTAACATATTTACACTTATACAACAGCTCGTATGCTACTGGAAAATCTAGTCAAAATCCAGTATGAATACGCATCTTAATGATTTATTAGGCTATAAGAAAAAGAAAACTCGACACCTATTTCGATGGAAGGTCGTCGAAGCCTACCGCGCCGAACGAGTCCAGGCCTCCGAACTGGAAGAAACCTTGGGCATCCCCCTGAAAGAGCTGCGCCGTCTTAACCGCAACTACTTCAGACTCCGCTTACTTCCCCTTTTACAACCCCAAAACCGCCGAAAAACTATGAAACGAGACGCGGATT is a window of Spirosoma linguale DSM 74 DNA encoding:
- a CDS encoding GH3 auxin-responsive promoter (PFAM: GH3 auxin-responsive promoter~KEGG: afr:AFE_0805 auxin-responsive GH3-related protein), with amino-acid sequence MAVIGELIKKAIDVYGFVTSEPDPAKAQREVLQNLLTKARLTAFGKKHNFTELLRSDDIVAAFQQEVPVHDYDKLHTDWWHYLLEGHQNVTWPGGQRYFALNSGTTSTSKAIPVTDDMIDAIRKSGIQQVMSLKNFDLPSDFFQKQILMLGSSINLIEKDDHEEGEISGISAANIPAWFRGYYKPGIEIASLTDWDEKVHQIAKEAPTWDIGSLSGIPSWIEMMLKEVVRYNRLSTIHDIWPNLHVYTSGGVAFEPYRKSLETLLARPLTYIDTYLTSEGYLATQKRPDTSSMALIVDNGIFFEFVPFVDENMDDEGRVKPDATVLSLEQAEENVDYVLLISTVSGTWRYMIGDTVMLTDKQRAEIKITGRTKHFLNVVGEQLSVHQMNKAMQTMQKRFDVEIKEFVVSAIRKDGEHINKWYIGANKEVDGAEMAAALDSELCDNNKNYKVARSKSLKGVEAEVIPVEKFYRWSEEFKKLGGQAKIPRVMKEEDFLGFEQYIQSLPYS